The genomic segment CATATGAAAGACATAAGCGCCTTTGTAAAACACCACTGAACGATAAGCCGGTGATTGGTCGTTGAGTTGCGAAGGCGCTCTGGCGATAGAGGCTTCCTGTTCAAACGACAGACCGGATTCGAGAATTTCAGCGAGGGTGCTTTGAAATTCGGCGGCGCTTTGTTGTGATTCGCGATAGAGCACAGATGAGTATTCACCCAAGCCATGCCAGAGCCAGGCATCGTCGAAATTTTTCAAACCGACAGCCTGCCCCCACCATTGATAGGCGACTTCGCGCGCCAGCAATTCAACCGGCAAAGCTCTTTCCGAAGTCAAAATACTGTGTGAGAGAAAGCCGATGCCCGCGGTGCTGTAAGTTTCCAGGGTTTCGTCATCGACCTCTGAAAACACATAGCGATTGCCGAACGGGTATTGCCCGAATTTGGCGTTATAAAAACTGATGATTTGGGCAATCTCTTTGCCGTATTCTTCGAGGCGGCTTTCGCTTCCGGGCAAAGCAAAAAGGTCAATCTGTATACCGCCGGAATTGATGGTGCGAGTGATAAATTGACCGGCGGCAAACGAGCCGACCAAGACCGGTTGTTTTTCCACGAAGGTGAAGGTCTGGCGTTTATCTTTGGGATTGGGTGCGCCGAATATCGATTTAGCCGGTTCCGTCAAGGGTTTACTGGTGGTTGTCGATTTTTGCGCAACCGGCGTTGTGGTTGCGGGCGATGCAGATTTTTTTGCAGGGGTGGTCGGCGCTACCTGATTGCTCTTTGGCGGCGCAACCATCATTTGAGGTGGCGTGGTTGCCGCCTGTACTGCGGGTTTATTTTGCTGCATCTGAGTTTGAAATACATAGGTTGAAACAGGTGCCACGGGATTATCGCTATGGCCTGCGACGACCCAGTTTTCGGGAACCGTCAAACTGATTTCCGAAGTGGCGCGGTCGGAGACATAACCGTGAAAGGGAAACCAACGCGCCGCATAAAACAGATATGAGCCTTCGGGTCCGACATAGGCGAGGCGTGTGTCATTGATGGGACCGCCTTCGGGCGTTGCAAGGGGACCTGAATATTCAAAGGTCAAAGTGATTTCCGAACCAGCGGAGTAGAGTTGCCCCAGATTGATTTTGACGTTCAATTCATTGACGCGGTCTTGAATGAATTGCAGTTCGGTTCGTCCATCGGGCGCTTTGACGCTGGTGATGATTAACGAACCATTCATTTCAAAAACTGCCGATTGCGTCTGTTTGAGCGCCTTGAAGGTCACCGTGGTTTGCGCTTTTAAAATATGATTATCCGGCTCTAATTCGGCATAAATTTTATAGTGAGAAATATCGATGGGGTCGCTTGCGGGGTTTTGCGCAGGGGTCAAACTCGTTAGCCCGAAAAGCAAGGCAATCGATAAAAGTAAACCCATCATTCTGTTCTTAAAAATCTTATTCATACTTCGTGAATCCTTTATGTTGAAAACCATTCGTTAGCCCTCTTCCGACGCAGAAATTATAACATCGTGATTTCAAGCCATACCAGTTTGGGAGACTACTCAGCATTCTTTAAGACGAATGATGCCCAAGTCAAAACTTGCGCGCCAATTACCTTGCCAGTCCGCTTGCCAACCGGGAATCAGACTGCACAAATGCGTCATCAGGCTCATTAGGGCTTGCGGCAACCTCTCCATTTGGATTTTCAAAAGCTAAAAATATTTTTTCCAAAGCTTTCGCGCTTTGGCGGGTTTTTGAGGAATATATACTGACAGCACGCGGTACGATACCTTGCGCCGGGGAGACGGGTTTTAAGCAACAGCAATTCCGGTTGGAGAGTTATGAGTCTTATACCAGGCACTATTGCAATCTGAGGCTGTAATTTAAGCGGAAGCGAAATCCCGTACTTCGAGAGGCGAAACAGAGAATGCCGCTCAGTAAATCCGAACTCAAGCAATTGGGTGACACTTTACACGCGCGTTTACTTGAAGCGCGCGATGACGGCGTGGTGTCGGAAATTTCCGAGCATTTTCTTCAACTCCTGGTCAAAAGCCTGAGCCGGCGATTTTATAAACAGATTCACGACCCGCATATCATCGCTTCGGCGGCGATTGATGCGTTAATGAGTTTTTTGAAACAGCCGGAAAAATATGTGCCTGCCAGAAGTAAGAACGGATTGTTCGGTTATCTATTTATGATTGCTGCAAGAGATTTGTTCACCATATTAAATCGGCAAAAAGCTTTTGTGCCGGTCGAGGCAATCGACAGCGAAATCCTGTCGCGCAAACGCCGCAGCGATACGCCTGAGCGTAAGCTTTTAGAGGATGAATTGCTGCGCGAAATTCAATCGCCGCTCAATGAGGTGGATAAAAAAATCGTGGCATTGATGCTCGATGGGGTGCGCGGCACCGAGCATTACGTTGAGATTTTAGGTATTCAGGATAAACCGGCGATGGAACAGGCGGTCATTGTAAAAATGAATAAAGACCGCTTGAAAAAATCGTTGAAGAAGTTGATTAGAAAGCTTGGCTATATCAGCTTGCCCGGCGGTTTGATTCTGGTGGTGCAGCGTTGGGCGAAAGCCGCGACTCAAAAAGCCGTGCCGCATCTGGTTAATCTTTTGGCAATCGCCATTCTGGTTGCGACCAACGCGCTCATTCTGCACAAACATAACCGTGAAGTTCAGGCGGCACACACGACGAACGCTTTCAATCAAGCGCCGCAACAGCGCCCTGCACCAAACGGAATGAAAGGGCGTTGGGTAGAAAAAATATTTTTTGCTTCAAACAGAGCCAAAGAGCAGGGAACCATTCAACGCCACATCTGGATGATTAACCCGGATGGTTCACAACCTGAACAAGTGACCTTTGGTGATGTGGCGGATGAGAGTGTCAAAGTTTCACCTGATGGAACCCGTATCGCATTTACGCGACGGGAAAGGCCAAGGGCGATTGATGAAGGCAATGCCAGTTCAAGCATTTTCATTAAAGATTTACTTACCGGAGAGGAAATTCCTGTTACTGATAAGTTCGATTATCCAAATTCCGAGCATTATTCTTTCGGCCCCGGTTGGTCACCGGATGGGACGAAAATCGCATTTGCTCGAAAAAGCTCAATAGACCCTGATGGTCGCGGTAAATTCGGCAATCTCTGGATTATGGAAATTTCCCCTGCGATAGGTGAGCCTTATGAACCGCCGCA from the Acidobacteriota bacterium genome contains:
- a CDS encoding M1 family aminopeptidase, yielding MNKIFKNRMMGLLLSIALLFGLTSLTPAQNPASDPIDISHYKIYAELEPDNHILKAQTTVTFKALKQTQSAVFEMNGSLIITSVKAPDGRTELQFIQDRVNELNVKINLGQLYSAGSEITLTFEYSGPLATPEGGPINDTRLAYVGPEGSYLFYAARWFPFHGYVSDRATSEISLTVPENWVVAGHSDNPVAPVSTYVFQTQMQQNKPAVQAATTPPQMMVAPPKSNQVAPTTPAKKSASPATTTPVAQKSTTTSKPLTEPAKSIFGAPNPKDKRQTFTFVEKQPVLVGSFAAGQFITRTINSGGIQIDLFALPGSESRLEEYGKEIAQIISFYNAKFGQYPFGNRYVFSEVDDETLETYSTAGIGFLSHSILTSERALPVELLAREVAYQWWGQAVGLKNFDDAWLWHGLGEYSSVLYRESQQSAAEFQSTLAEILESGLSFEQEASIARAPSQLNDQSPAYRSVVFYKGAYVFHMLRSTIGDDKFFNLIKNYYATYKGQTTGIDDFEALTDKVAGSSMRGFFSLWVDSTGVPEFTSDYTIIRTKDGKFKVRGTVRQTLESFRGPVEVALEAEGGRTSKTTIDLRGQSADFEIESEGKPLEIVVDPDNRYMRISDTLRTAVVVRRGIEHFNREEYAQAEEQFIAARKLNPRSSWAWYNLGLVYMAQQNWEKARDAFTQVLNGDLEPSWVEVWSYIYKGNAYDAEGPDGRERAVKEYERARANGNNYNNAQQAVEKYLAQPYKRERGSTKSTA